In Ferrimicrobium sp., the sequence CATCCGGGAACTGCGTCATACCCGGCTGCCACTGGTAAAAGAAATGAAACAGGGCGCGAGCGCTTTGCAGGTAAGAGTTGTCATAGCCAAGGCGCCTCAAGCTATTGGGGAATCCTGTCTCATCCTCGGCGCGCAGCTCGTGGCTCATAGACCCAAGGATATGGTTGACGATTTTGTTCTGGCACGCACACTCCATGGACTCAACGATCTGCTTGACCCCTCGAATGAATCTCTCGGTGTCATCGTGGTCGAGATAATAGAGAAGCACCCAGAGCACCTTGTCAGCCATCTCCCACTTTGTCGCATCAGCCCCGAGAAGGGGTAACGTCGCTTGGCGGAACGCAGCTGGTGCGAGCTCGTCTAGCCAGGCGAGTTGCCAATCCAAATTCTTCAATAACCCCTGTATACTTGCCACTTCACTGCTCCTTTCGTCGCTGTTGTTTGCTCATAGTACCCACGGGCAAAGGGAGCAAAAAGTTCTGCTCTAGACCGGAGAAAACCTGGCTCGTCCCATCATGGCAGCCTTCCCGCGGCGCGAAACGATCATCTCCGGGCCAAGATCGGAAGGACTACCGAGGGCGTGGAGACGGAGCTCGGCCAGAGCGTTGCATCGCTGGCGAAGACGGCCGCACCCGAGAAGATCGCTCTGTAAAAGGAGCTCTCCCGTGGCAAAGCAAGGGAGTATCGCTGTCCTAGGACAGTGAGGTGGGTATTTGGTCCGCTGACATGAGGTGGGGTCATAGGTCCGACTCTGAGGTCAGGTATTAGGCCTCTTCAGGTGTCGTGGCTGGTAAGTATCGCTCCCATGATCGATGCTGCCTCTTGATTCTTGGCATCAAGTACGTGAGAGTAGACTTTCAGCGTAACGGATGCATCTGCATGCCCTAGTCGCCCTGCCACGGTTGTTACATCCATCCCAGCGGCAACGAGCTGGGTCGCTGAAAAGTGACGCAAAGTGTGCAGATGCAGTTGCCTCCATCCGTGTTTGTCCGCGATCCGCCGAAAGAGCTTCGTTGGACTATCTGGATGCACAGGGGTCGATCCGTCGGGATCACCGTAGAACAGGTAGGGATTCTCCACTGTTGACAGCCCGAGACTTGAGCTTGCATGTCGAAGGCGGTCCTTCTGCTCTTCGATGACCGCTTTGGCAATGGCATCGAGCGCGACGTTTCGACCCTGGTGGGTCTTGGTTGGAGCCTCCCTGGTGCCTCCGGCTGGGGTATAGATCAACGACTTGGTCACGCTTAGGCCGGTGTCGAGGCAATCATCCCAGTGGAGCGCACACAACTCCCCTCTGCGCATACCAGTCAGGGCTGCGAGAGTAAAGTATGCCTCCCATTGGGGATGGACGGCTCTGGCTCCCTCGAGGATCGTCTGGAGCTGGTCGATGCTCGGGGTAACGATTTGTGCCGCCGGGACCTTTGGTGGCGAAGCCAGCAGAGCAGGATTGGAACTTGCCCATTCCCACTTCATCGCTTGGTTAAAGAACCGCCTGACAATAGCGTGGACTTGGCCGACCGAGGCTGGCGCACACCCCCTAGCCGTGAGATCCCGATAGAGATGATCCAAATGAGCAGCGCTCACGTCGGCCAACTGGAGCACTCCAAGCTTTGGGATGATCTCTGAGTTGATCCAACCCATATAGCCTCGGACGGTGGTGGGGGAGAGGTTTGGACCTACGAGCTCGATCCACTCTCTGATGGCATGATCCATCGAAGAGGTGGAAACCCGTGCTTTGGCGTTGCTCGCCTCAGTAAGCAATCTCGTTAACTCGGCGTCTGCCTTACGCTTGGTCCCGTGCACGGTCAGGTAGCGCTGTCGACGTTTGCCGCTCACCGGATCCTTCGGCAGATCAACGACAATCTGCCATACGTCCTTCCCTCGCTTGCGTACATATCCTCTCACGACCTCTAGTCTAGAGCAAATGTGGGCAGAATGTGGGCAGAGTGACAAGTCTTGAATGCCAACACCATCATCTAGCTGGTGCGCCCCCTGGGATTCGAACCCAGAACCTGCGGATTAAGAGTCCGTTGCTCTGCCATTGAGCTAGAGGCGCTCGGTCTGAACGATCATACCACTTCGTGGTGCGATCACTGTTCTGGGGTGACCGAGGGGGCTCGAACCCCTGACCTCCAGAGCCACAATCTGGCGCTCTACCAACTGAGCTACGATCACCATCGCGGTTAACTAGCTTACATCCTGATATCCGATGCTCGGCAGCCAATTACTCGAGAGCAGCGTGTCCGAGCTTCGCCGATTGGGGCCAAAAACTAATGGTTCCAGTGAGAACATAGAGGCCGGTTGGCTCATATGTCAGAAGATAGGTGTAGTAACGACGGTGAAGTCGTAGGGTTCCAAAGATTGCATCTGATAGGACAGCGTCGGCGTGACCTTGGGCAACCAAGTGCGGTGAGTGTGAGCGAAGAATGAGTGATGATGACGTCACATCGAGGGAGCCGCCCGGTTGCGGGACTCCGCGTGCTCGGAATAGCAACGATTGTGTCTTGCTGTCTCCGAATCGGCCGTGGATGGTTAGCGTCACGAGTTGGTGAAAGTTCGGCTTGCTCACGCGGAGATAGCCGTGGAAGTCGAGCTGTAGCACTCGATCAGATTGGCCTAAGCCTGAGGTTAGGATGCCTGCCCTGAGGCCACGGATGTCAAGAATTCCGGGTGCTCCCTGAGTAGCAGTGGCAAGTACAGGCTGTTGGTTGACACCTAGCTCGATCTGCAGGGTGGTTGAATGACCGACGAATGCAGCACCGAAGCCAACGAGTGTCAAGACCGCCACAAGTGCGATCGGAAGCCGTAGGAGGAGTTTGGGGTCAGGAACCTTGACATGACTGACAATAGCCAAGATGAGGCCCAAGATCGCCAGTGTCGCAGTAGCCAGGCTGATGAGAGGAAGAAATCGGTAGATCTCGGCAAGG encodes:
- a CDS encoding tyrosine-type recombinase/integrase — encoded protein: MRGYVRKRGKDVWQIVVDLPKDPVSGKRRQRYLTVHGTKRKADAELTRLLTEASNAKARVSTSSMDHAIREWIELVGPNLSPTTVRGYMGWINSEIIPKLGVLQLADVSAAHLDHLYRDLTARGCAPASVGQVHAIVRRFFNQAMKWEWASSNPALLASPPKVPAAQIVTPSIDQLQTILEGARAVHPQWEAYFTLAALTGMRRGELCALHWDDCLDTGLSVTKSLIYTPAGGTREAPTKTHQGRNVALDAIAKAVIEEQKDRLRHASSSLGLSTVENPYLFYGDPDGSTPVHPDSPTKLFRRIADKHGWRQLHLHTLRHFSATQLVAAGMDVTTVAGRLGHADASVTLKVYSHVLDAKNQEAASIMGAILTSHDT